One part of the Aurantibacillus circumpalustris genome encodes these proteins:
- a CDS encoding T9SS type A sorting domain-containing protein: MKKIVLLLLISLIASTTKSQVVFSPPGAEWSYNIYWSGGGNPAWQYTYLEKIIYKKDSILNSDTLKVLTHNRFYLECDQGIAKTTLIKQKGDTIFMSNRGTRNQWEILYNFNTQAGQSWQTSVRTNLYSTDSNAVYVYTITVDSTTTINQNGFNLKRLFVRYAGGSFPNQASNYAATITERFGCNRFLFNYYNFSRGFCDADWFQTNLCYKDSQFGTKQFTNRPCDFQNITGITENENENIFAVFPNPASNNLTIENKSSTQSLRLEICDLLGKSICKQNLEGTQTIDVSSLQNGIYFLQVYDKMELLFTKKIVKE; encoded by the coding sequence TTGAAAAAAATAGTACTCCTACTTTTAATTTCCCTTATAGCTTCTACCACAAAATCACAAGTTGTTTTTTCTCCACCTGGTGCGGAATGGAGTTATAATATTTATTGGTCGGGCGGCGGCAATCCTGCTTGGCAATACACATATCTCGAAAAAATAATTTATAAGAAAGATTCAATTTTAAATTCAGACACATTAAAAGTATTAACACACAATCGGTTTTACCTAGAATGTGACCAAGGTATAGCCAAAACCACCCTCATTAAACAAAAAGGAGATACTATTTTTATGTCAAACAGAGGTACCCGAAATCAATGGGAAATTCTTTATAATTTTAATACTCAAGCCGGGCAAAGTTGGCAAACTTCAGTGAGAACTAACCTTTATAGCACTGATAGCAATGCAGTGTACGTATACACGATTACCGTAGATTCAACAACAACAATAAATCAGAATGGTTTCAATTTAAAACGACTATTTGTTAGATACGCTGGAGGAAGTTTTCCCAATCAAGCAAGCAACTATGCGGCGACTATTACTGAACGTTTTGGTTGCAATAGATTTTTATTCAATTACTACAACTTTTCGAGGGGCTTTTGCGACGCAGATTGGTTCCAGACAAATCTCTGTTACAAGGATTCACAATTCGGCACCAAACAATTTACGAATAGACCTTGTGATTTCCAAAATATTACTGGCATTACAGAAAATGAAAATGAAAATATATTTGCCGTTTTTCCAAACCCAGCTTCCAATAATTTGACAATAGAAAATAAATCCTCCACACAATCTCTTCGTCTTGAGATCTGTGACCTTCTTGGTAAAAGCATTTGTAAACAAAATTTGGAAGGCACTCAAACTATTGATGTCAGTTCCTTGCAAAACGGAATTTACTTTTTGCAAGTGTATGATAAAATGGAACTGCTATTCACCAAAAAAATTGTGAAAGAATAA
- the argS gene encoding arginine--tRNA ligase, protein MINAENLLFDSVQKALADLYSIKTETIIFQKTRKEFEGDFTLVTFPYTKETKKSPEQLGKEIGEFILQLNSSISAFNVVKGFLNISLNNEFWINYFNSVKSAKNIGLKNENSSGKTIMVEYSSPNTNKPLHLGHVRNNLLGYSVAQILKANGHQVIKTNITNDRGIHICKSMLAWQKFGNGETPQSSGMKGDHLVGKYYVEFDKANKIQIAELIKENESKGITVTKEEIEKKTPLLLEAQEMLLKWEAGDKEVVELWKTMNGWVYEGFAQTYKILGVDFDVLYYESNTYLLGKEIIQEGLNRNVFYKKENGSVAIDLSKDGLDEKIVLRADGTSVYITQDIGTAIERFKTYPNLQQLIYTVGNEQDYHFKALFKILEKLGYGWAKECYHLSYGMVELPEGKMKSREGTVVDADELLQEMYDTAENTTKELGKVDGFTNEELADLYRTISLGALKYFILKVDPRKKMLFDPKESIDFNGHTGPFIQYTHARIKSVIRKAEMDFSSDNTSFEPNALEKELIKSIYDFSAIVDEAGKTYSPALIANYVYELTKLFNRFYHEFSILKEENLEIKKFRLQLAQLSGQVLSNAMNLLGIHVPERM, encoded by the coding sequence ATGATTAATGCAGAAAACCTATTGTTTGATTCCGTTCAGAAAGCGCTTGCTGACTTATACTCTATTAAAACTGAGACTATTATATTTCAAAAAACAAGAAAAGAATTTGAAGGCGATTTTACCTTAGTTACCTTTCCTTATACCAAGGAAACAAAAAAATCTCCTGAACAATTAGGAAAAGAAATCGGCGAATTTATACTTCAACTGAACTCAAGTATTTCTGCATTTAACGTAGTGAAAGGTTTTTTAAACATTTCACTTAATAATGAATTTTGGATCAACTATTTTAACTCCGTAAAGAGTGCTAAAAATATCGGACTAAAAAACGAAAACAGTTCCGGTAAAACAATTATGGTGGAATACTCGTCCCCAAATACCAACAAACCGCTGCACCTTGGCCATGTTAGAAATAATCTCTTAGGATACTCTGTTGCTCAGATATTAAAAGCGAACGGGCACCAAGTCATAAAAACAAATATTACCAACGATCGGGGAATTCATATTTGCAAAAGCATGTTAGCCTGGCAAAAATTCGGTAATGGCGAAACGCCTCAAAGTTCCGGTATGAAAGGCGATCACTTGGTTGGTAAATATTACGTTGAATTTGACAAAGCAAATAAAATTCAAATTGCCGAACTCATAAAAGAAAACGAATCTAAGGGGATTACGGTAACCAAAGAAGAGATAGAAAAAAAAACTCCACTCTTACTCGAGGCTCAAGAAATGCTACTAAAGTGGGAAGCTGGAGATAAAGAAGTAGTTGAGCTCTGGAAAACCATGAATGGATGGGTTTACGAAGGTTTTGCACAGACTTATAAAATTTTAGGAGTCGATTTTGACGTTCTCTATTACGAAAGCAATACGTATTTATTAGGCAAAGAAATTATTCAGGAAGGTTTAAATAGAAATGTTTTTTACAAAAAAGAAAACGGCAGCGTTGCCATTGATTTAAGCAAAGATGGACTCGATGAAAAAATTGTTTTAAGGGCTGATGGTACCAGTGTTTATATTACACAAGACATCGGCACAGCCATAGAGCGATTCAAAACCTATCCCAATCTGCAGCAACTCATTTACACAGTTGGTAACGAACAAGATTATCACTTCAAGGCCTTGTTTAAAATATTAGAAAAACTGGGTTACGGCTGGGCAAAAGAATGTTACCACTTAAGTTACGGTATGGTGGAACTTCCCGAAGGCAAAATGAAAAGTCGTGAAGGTACTGTGGTAGACGCAGATGAGTTGCTTCAAGAAATGTATGATACAGCCGAAAATACCACCAAAGAACTTGGCAAGGTAGATGGTTTTACTAACGAAGAGCTAGCTGATTTATACCGAACAATTAGTTTGGGCGCCTTAAAATATTTTATTTTAAAAGTCGATCCACGCAAAAAAATGCTATTCGATCCAAAAGAAAGTATCGACTTTAATGGTCATACCGGGCCTTTTATACAATATACGCACGCACGTATCAAATCTGTTATTCGTAAAGCAGAAATGGATTTCAGTTCTGATAACACGTCCTTTGAACCAAACGCTCTTGAAAAAGAACTCATTAAAAGCATTTATGATTTTTCAGCAATAGTTGATGAAGCCGGTAAAACATATAGTCCTGCCCTTATAGCCAATTACGTATATGAACTCACAAAGTTATTTAATCGTTTTTACCACGAATTCTCAATCCTTAAGGAAGAGAATTTAGAAATTAAAAAGTTTCGTTTACAGTTGGCGCAACTTAGCGGACAGGTGTTATCTAACGCAATGAACCTGTTGGGTATTCACGTGCCCGAAAGAATGTAA
- a CDS encoding SPFH domain-containing protein yields the protein MNEEKILKPASGYGIAVLCLALLAGTIFAFSMKLVLLAAPFLLLFAFFSKGFLILNPNEATVLVLFGTYSGTVKDSGFHWVNPFYIRSNISLRARNLNGQSLKVNDKIGNPVEIAAVIVWQVKDTAKASFEVDDYTKYVHIQSEAAVRHLAGACPYDNFEEETAEVTLRGGAEKVNQMLENELNERLAPAGIKVLEARISHLAYAQEIAGAMLRRQQASAVVAARRQIVEGAVGMVEMALAKLSEREIVHLDEERKAAMVSNLLVVLCGDKEVNPIVNTGTLHH from the coding sequence ATGAACGAAGAAAAAATTTTAAAGCCAGCTTCCGGATACGGAATTGCTGTACTTTGCTTAGCATTACTTGCAGGAACTATTTTTGCCTTTTCAATGAAACTGGTTTTACTAGCTGCACCCTTTTTATTATTGTTTGCATTCTTTAGTAAGGGTTTTTTAATTCTTAATCCGAATGAAGCAACAGTTCTTGTTTTATTTGGAACCTATAGTGGTACCGTTAAAGACAGTGGTTTTCATTGGGTGAATCCTTTTTATATAAGAAGTAACATTTCTTTGAGAGCACGGAATCTTAATGGACAATCATTAAAAGTAAACGACAAAATTGGTAACCCTGTTGAAATTGCCGCAGTAATTGTTTGGCAAGTAAAAGACACCGCCAAAGCAAGTTTTGAGGTAGACGATTATACAAAATACGTACACATTCAAAGTGAAGCCGCTGTAAGACATTTAGCAGGTGCTTGTCCATACGACAATTTTGAAGAAGAAACGGCTGAAGTAACTTTACGCGGAGGAGCTGAAAAAGTAAATCAGATGCTCGAAAATGAATTAAATGAACGCTTAGCTCCCGCCGGCATCAAAGTATTAGAAGCTCGTATTAGTCACCTGGCGTATGCGCAAGAAATTGCTGGGGCTATGTTAAGAAGACAACAAGCCTCTGCGGTAGTAGCAGCGAGAAGACAAATTGTAGAAGGCGCTGTGGGCATGGTAGAAATGGCCTTAGCTAAATTATCAGAGCGTGAAATTGTACATCTCGATGAAGAACGAAAAGCAGCCATGGTAAGTAATTTATTGGTAGTGCTGTGCGGGGATAAAGAAGTGAACCCAATAGTGAATACTGGTACACTTCATCATTAA
- a CDS encoding SRPBCC family protein: MTTTQFTLQHHLPNQFDLVYSTLLDFKKFGEVHPVITNVTIIKENLPDYIEYSIEEEIYLLGFIKNRPKYTAKVIEVEKHKHIRYTSPVKSFIFLTIDLTLTTGKNGLLQVTETFEIKSNKVMGLVFKNILSKAHLQFFKNLKKVLDNSVEDLVVN, encoded by the coding sequence ATGACAACAACGCAATTCACCCTACAACACCATTTGCCAAATCAATTTGATTTGGTTTATTCAACTTTATTAGATTTCAAGAAATTTGGTGAAGTTCATCCAGTAATAACTAATGTAACCATAATAAAAGAGAATTTGCCTGATTATATCGAATACAGTATAGAGGAAGAAATTTACCTTCTTGGGTTCATTAAAAATCGACCTAAATACACTGCAAAAGTGATAGAAGTGGAAAAACACAAACATATCCGCTATACTTCTCCTGTTAAAAGTTTTATTTTTCTAACTATAGACTTAACTCTCACAACCGGCAAAAATGGTTTGTTACAGGTAACAGAAACTTTTGAAATAAAAAGTAATAAGGTGATGGGTCTTGTATTTAAAAATATTCTTAGTAAAGCACATCTTCAATTCTTTAAAAATCTTAAAAAGGTTCTCGATAATAGTGTAGAAGATCTTGTTGTAAACTAA
- a CDS encoding DUF4199 domain-containing protein — protein sequence MKKNVLVFGVIAGLIVSTFMAVSMMKFSQAENPDMSGGMIIGFASMAVAFSFIFVGIKNYRDKQNEGVITFGKAFLMGCLISLVASTMYVVTWAIEFHFFLPEFAQNYASSQVKMIEQSKMSVQEMETAIKKVTDDMKLYASNPFYFTMYTYLEIFPVGLVVTLISALILKRKTKKDSLTD from the coding sequence ATGAAAAAAAATGTATTGGTTTTTGGTGTCATTGCGGGATTGATTGTGTCAACCTTTATGGCAGTTTCTATGATGAAGTTTTCACAAGCTGAAAATCCGGACATGTCAGGAGGAATGATAATTGGCTTTGCAAGTATGGCAGTGGCTTTCTCTTTTATCTTTGTTGGAATTAAAAATTACCGCGATAAGCAAAACGAGGGAGTAATTACCTTTGGTAAAGCTTTTTTAATGGGCTGCTTAATAAGTTTAGTTGCTTCAACAATGTATGTTGTTACCTGGGCAATTGAATTCCACTTTTTTTTGCCTGAGTTCGCACAAAATTATGCCTCGTCTCAGGTGAAAATGATAGAACAAAGTAAGATGTCGGTACAGGAAATGGAAACAGCTATTAAAAAGGTGACAGATGATATGAAGCTTTACGCGAGTAATCCTTTTTATTTTACAATGTACACTTATCTTGAAATATTCCCTGTGGGGCTTGTTGTTACTTTAATTAGCGCCCTCATTCTCAAGCGTAAAACTAAAAAAGATTCGTTAACCGATTAA
- a CDS encoding VOC family protein has translation MEKFVSGIGGVFFRSKDNKALALWYEKNFRINTVSSNIPWSQEAGPTVFSPFKEDTGYFGSKNQQFMINFRVHNLDKFVEELKLNGVKIDSERMEESYGKFAWVYDPEGNKIELWEPKE, from the coding sequence ATGGAGAAATTTGTAAGTGGAATAGGGGGCGTTTTTTTTCGCTCAAAAGATAATAAGGCATTGGCTCTTTGGTATGAAAAAAATTTCAGAATCAATACGGTTTCTAGTAATATTCCTTGGTCTCAGGAAGCAGGACCAACTGTGTTTTCACCTTTTAAAGAGGATACTGGATATTTTGGCAGTAAAAATCAACAGTTTATGATAAATTTCCGTGTTCACAATCTCGATAAATTTGTTGAAGAGCTGAAATTGAACGGTGTAAAAATAGATTCGGAAAGAATGGAAGAAAGTTATGGTAAATTTGCCTGGGTTTATGATCCAGAAGGAAATAAAATAGAGCTCTGGGAGCCCAAGGAATAA
- a CDS encoding alpha/beta hydrolase-fold protein gives MARFFCSIILFTCITSLTAQVAISGRVIDPLSQEALAFVNIGIKNKNIGTTSLSDGSFSINIPGTNQFDSLTFSLIGYSELKIPITQSAQKLIPLFRKSAILEEVAIKTSKLKEKTFGLKRHNFGLHFIDGSINANDIVEIAQLIKLPATLTKLTSVNLYMSESSDDSISFRVNFYTYQNNRPAERLLEKQIILTQNIQEGWLRVDVSKFNIYAKEKIICAIEFLPAKTREKRISYDVKLGGTSKSFLRKNSLGEWTVPPHHYMMNVTAYDSNNKESYQETEEKEDIATTTLFSKFVKDTFSIFVSLPSDYYKSKNKTYPLVYLLDANAYFNHIKEFLLRKENDKLQKTILIGIGYSDAFMMDSLRQRDYTFPKTDSCNICGGANNFRSFIQKELVPYIQKNYRCKDNNATLMGHSLGGYFPFYALYKDLEENNTFFQNYIAISPSLEYSNNYLIDRFANYRPEKTLDKKVYSVYGDKEENNPEDDLKNLYIFQNFTSHLKTYSHIQIKAEVYPKLEHMETAIPGFEKGLRLLLNTK, from the coding sequence GTGGCACGTTTCTTTTGTTCCATAATCTTATTTACTTGTATAACTAGTTTAACAGCCCAGGTTGCCATTAGCGGTAGAGTAATTGATCCTTTATCGCAAGAAGCTTTAGCCTTCGTAAACATTGGCATAAAAAATAAGAACATTGGAACCACCAGTTTAAGTGATGGTTCATTTTCAATTAACATCCCTGGCACTAACCAATTTGATAGCCTCACTTTTTCGTTGATTGGATATTCAGAATTAAAAATTCCCATTACACAAAGTGCTCAAAAACTTATTCCTCTTTTCCGAAAATCAGCTATTTTAGAAGAAGTGGCAATTAAAACATCTAAACTCAAAGAAAAAACGTTCGGACTAAAACGACACAATTTTGGTTTGCATTTTATTGATGGTTCAATCAACGCCAACGACATAGTTGAAATTGCCCAATTAATAAAACTACCAGCCACCCTTACAAAACTAACTTCTGTAAATCTATACATGAGTGAATCGAGTGATGATAGCATAAGCTTTCGCGTGAATTTTTATACCTATCAAAACAATCGTCCTGCTGAAAGATTATTAGAAAAACAAATTATTCTAACACAAAACATACAGGAAGGGTGGTTGCGAGTTGACGTTTCAAAATTTAATATCTACGCGAAGGAAAAGATAATATGCGCCATCGAATTTCTTCCCGCTAAAACAAGAGAAAAACGCATCTCTTACGATGTAAAATTAGGCGGTACTTCAAAGAGTTTTTTAAGGAAAAACAGTCTGGGAGAATGGACAGTTCCACCGCATCATTATATGATGAATGTGACAGCATACGATTCTAATAACAAAGAATCTTATCAGGAAACAGAAGAAAAAGAGGACATTGCCACCACAACTTTATTTTCGAAATTCGTGAAGGATACCTTTTCAATTTTCGTGTCATTACCCAGTGACTATTATAAATCCAAAAATAAAACTTACCCGCTTGTATATCTTCTTGATGCTAATGCCTATTTTAATCACATAAAAGAATTTCTTCTTCGAAAAGAAAATGATAAACTTCAGAAAACCATTCTTATTGGCATTGGTTATAGCGATGCCTTTATGATGGATTCGTTACGACAACGGGATTATACATTTCCCAAAACAGATAGTTGTAACATTTGTGGAGGTGCGAATAACTTTAGAAGTTTTATACAGAAAGAATTAGTTCCATACATACAAAAAAATTATCGCTGTAAGGATAACAATGCAACCCTAATGGGTCATTCTTTGGGAGGATACTTTCCTTTTTATGCTCTATACAAAGACCTGGAGGAAAACAATACCTTTTTTCAAAATTATATTGCTATAAGTCCTTCGCTTGAATATTCAAACAACTATTTAATTGATCGGTTTGCAAACTATAGACCTGAAAAAACGCTTGACAAAAAAGTATACAGTGTTTACGGTGATAAAGAAGAAAACAATCCAGAAGATGATTTAAAAAATTTATACATTTTTCAAAACTTTACATCACACCTCAAAACCTATTCACATATTCAAATAAAAGCAGAAGTATATCCTAAACTTGAGCATATGGAAACTGCAATTCCTGGATTTGAAAAAGGTTTGCGCCTTCTATTAAACACTAAATAA
- a CDS encoding nucleoside deaminase → MREALKEAQKAYDADEVPVGAIIVAENKIIARAHNLTERLHDVTAHAEMQAITSAAHALGGKYLIDCTLYVTLEPCIMCAGALAWSQISSIVFGASDPKKGFTLLQKNILHPKTEVLKGVLAEDCEKLLKDFFIQKRK, encoded by the coding sequence ATGCGCGAAGCGTTGAAAGAAGCTCAAAAAGCTTATGATGCTGATGAAGTGCCTGTGGGCGCTATTATTGTTGCCGAAAACAAAATTATTGCACGGGCGCATAATCTTACTGAGCGTCTACATGACGTAACTGCTCATGCTGAAATGCAGGCCATAACTTCTGCAGCGCATGCTTTAGGCGGAAAGTATCTCATTGACTGCACACTCTATGTAACACTAGAACCTTGCATTATGTGCGCCGGTGCATTAGCCTGGAGCCAAATTTCTTCGATAGTATTTGGAGCATCAGATCCTAAAAAAGGGTTTACTCTTTTGCAAAAAAATATTTTACATCCAAAAACAGAAGTTCTAAAAGGTGTTTTAGCGGAGGATTGCGAGAAACTTCTTAAAGACTTTTTTATTCAGAAGCGTAAATAG
- a CDS encoding ribbon-helix-helix domain-containing protein produces the protein MAEKKAFVLRVNPETLKELQKWADDEFRSVNGQIEYLLQKALAENGKSRSKKTAPKKKE, from the coding sequence ATGGCAGAAAAAAAAGCATTTGTACTTAGGGTAAATCCCGAAACGCTGAAGGAGCTCCAGAAATGGGCCGACGATGAATTCAGAAGCGTTAACGGGCAAATTGAATATTTGCTACAAAAAGCTTTGGCTGAAAATGGAAAATCTAGGTCTAAAAAAACAGCGCCAAAGAAAAAAGAATAG
- a CDS encoding class I SAM-dependent methyltransferase, translating to MENYSDYIAKNRESWNKRTDYHLESEFYDVKGFLQGKTSLKSIELNLLGDIKNKSLLHLQCHFGQDTLSLARMGADVTGVDLSDNAIKNAKLLAEKTNLDAKFICCDLYSLPQQLDKQFDIVFTSYGTIGWLPDIDKWAKLISTYLKPGGKFIFVEFHPVVWMYDDNFEKIAYNYFNVAPIVETESGTYADKTAPIKNEYIAWNHPTSEVLNSLIQNGLVLKSFDEFNYSPYNCFNHTEEFEPGKFRIKHLGNNIPMVFSLEAEKEI from the coding sequence ATGGAAAATTATTCAGATTACATAGCCAAAAACCGCGAATCCTGGAACAAAAGAACAGACTACCATCTGGAATCAGAATTTTATGATGTAAAAGGGTTTTTACAGGGTAAAACCTCTTTGAAATCAATTGAATTAAATTTATTGGGTGATATAAAAAACAAAAGTCTTTTACATTTACAATGTCACTTTGGTCAAGACACCCTATCCCTTGCGAGAATGGGTGCGGACGTTACAGGTGTTGACCTTTCTGATAACGCAATAAAAAACGCAAAACTATTGGCGGAAAAAACTAATTTGGATGCGAAATTTATATGCTGTGACCTTTATTCATTACCACAGCAACTCGATAAGCAGTTTGATATTGTTTTTACAAGTTATGGTACGATAGGCTGGTTGCCTGATATTGACAAGTGGGCAAAACTCATTTCCACCTATTTAAAACCAGGTGGTAAGTTCATATTTGTAGAATTTCACCCGGTTGTTTGGATGTATGATGATAATTTTGAAAAAATCGCTTACAATTATTTTAATGTTGCACCAATAGTTGAAACCGAAAGTGGAACTTATGCCGATAAAACGGCGCCTATCAAAAACGAATACATAGCTTGGAATCACCCGACAAGTGAGGTGTTGAATAGTTTAATACAAAATGGTTTAGTTCTTAAATCGTTTGATGAGTTTAATTATTCACCCTATAATTGTTTTAATCACACCGAAGAATTTGAACCTGGAAAATTTAGAATCAAGCATTTAGGAAATAATATTCCCATGGTGTTTTCATTAGAAGC
- a CDS encoding response regulator transcription factor, which yields MIKILKNKSFIVYGVALALFLFLLKWLELQFILINYSFEIYTSAIAIAFTFLGIWLALKLVNPKKETVIIEKTVYKDRQEFVLDIDQLDNLGLSKREMEVLDLMAKGLSNQEIAESLFVSLNTIKTHSSKVFEKLDVKRRTQAVEKAKRLNLIH from the coding sequence GTGATAAAAATTCTAAAAAATAAAAGTTTTATTGTTTATGGCGTGGCATTAGCCTTGTTTTTATTTCTTTTAAAATGGCTTGAACTTCAGTTTATACTAATTAATTATTCGTTTGAAATATATACGAGCGCTATTGCAATTGCATTTACTTTTTTAGGAATTTGGCTAGCATTAAAATTGGTTAACCCTAAAAAAGAAACTGTTATCATTGAAAAAACTGTTTATAAAGACCGTCAAGAATTTGTTTTAGACATAGATCAACTTGATAATTTGGGTTTAAGTAAACGCGAAATGGAAGTACTGGATTTAATGGCAAAAGGTTTAAGTAATCAGGAAATAGCTGAAAGCTTATTTGTTTCTTTAAATACTATTAAAACACATTCTTCAAAAGTATTTGAAAAACTCGACGTTAAAAGAAGGACTCAAGCTGTAGAAAAAGCTAAACGCTTGAATCTCATACATTAA